GGTTATAAAGAATTTCAGGGAAAAACCTAAAGATGATAGTGCCTGGGTGAATGGAGGATTTTTTGTACTCGAACCGAAGGTGATTGATTATATAACAGATGATTCAACAGTCTGGGAGCAGGAGCCTTTAACGAGATTAGCAAATGAAGGACAACTTGGAGCTTACAGGCACCACGGTTTCTGGCAGCCCATGGATACGCTGCGGGATAAAATGTATCTTGAAAGTAAGTGGGAAGAGGGAGCTCCCTGGCGGATATGGAAATAAACAGATCGTTCTGGAACGGGAAAAAAGTTTTTATCACAGGGCATACCGGTTTCAAAGGGAGCTGGTTGTCATTCTGGCTGACAGAGCTGGGAGCTAAGGTAAAAGGGTATGCGTTACCACCGGCAGAAACACCCAATCTGTTTGAATCCTTAAAGCTGGAACAGCGAATTCAATCTGTTTTTGGAGATATCAGGGATTTTGACCGAATGAAAAATGAGATGTTGGATTTCGAACCTGAAATCATTTTTCATATGGCAGCCCAGGCTCTCGTGCGTGAATCATACGAAAATCCGCTGGAGACTTTCGAATCGAATGTCATGGGAACAGCAAATCTGCTTGAAGCTGTACGTTCCGTTCCGGGCGTGAGATCACTTATTTCGGTTACCAGTGATAAGTGTTATGAAAACAAAGAATGGGACTGGAAATACCGTGAAATTGACCCGGTTGGAGGGCGTGATCCCTATTCGGCAAGTAAAGGATGCGCCGAGCTGATAACTTCATCTTTCAGAAGATCATTTTTTAATGATGATTCAGACGGGGGATTAAAAACCGGAATTGCAACAGTACGGGCGGGTAATGTGATTGGCGGAGGAGACTGGAGCAGAGACAGACTGATTCCCGATATTATGAGATCCTTCTCTGAACGAAAAGCTGTAATCATCAGAAATCCGTCAGCCGTAAGGCCCTGGCAGTATATTCTGGACCTGCTGAATGGATATATGATACTGGCTGAAAAGTTGTATGATGATCCCGGAACATTTTCTGAAGCATGGAATTTTGGTCCATCAGAACGCGATGAGCAGTCTGTTGAATTTATTACCGACAAAATGATCAAAGTGTGGGGGGATGGAGCGTCATGGAAGCTTGATAAAACCGCGAACCCGCACGAAGCGAAATATTTAAAACTTGATAGTTCCAAGTCACGAATGAGACTCCGTTGGTCTACTCAGGTTAATTTACCGCAGGCACTGGAGTATCTGACGTTGTGGTATAAAAAATATTTCGAAGGCGCTGATATGGTTGAATTCACCCGGCAACAAATCAAAAAATTTGAAGAGGAACTAAAACTGACTCAATGATCACTCTTTGGCTGAATCAGTATGTACACAACATTAGATTAGAATTGAACTGCATTTAATTTATATAGCACATGAAATATACCGAGACACCCATAGAAGGAGCTGTGATTATTGAGCTCGAAAAACATGAAGATGCCAGGGGTTTTTTTGCCAGGGGTTTTTGCAAAAAAGAGTTCGAAGAACATGGACTGGAACATGAAATTGTGCAGTGCAATTTTTCAAAAAGCGTGAAGAAAGGCACGCTTCGGGGAATGCACTACCAGTCCCCCCCTCATGCGGAGGTGAAAATGGTACGTTGTCTGAACGGTGCAATTTACGATGTGATTGTGGATATTAGAAAAGATTCGCCTACCTATAAACAGTGGTTTGGTGTGAAACTGACAGATAAGGACTATAAAATGCTCTATATACCTAAAGGGCTCGCACACGGCTTTCAAACCCTTGAAGAAAACTCAGTGATATTCTACATGGTAACCGAAAATTACAACCAGCAATCAGAAAGGGGCGTACGCTGGAATGACCCCGCGTTTGACATTGACTGGCCGCTGTCTGTAACTGAGATTTCTGAAAAGGATCAAGCATTTACCGATTATTATGAATAAAGTACTGGTTACAGGAGCAACAGGATTTATTGGAAGGCATACTCTGAAAAAATTGTGTGATAGATTTGATCACGTGTACGCGGTATACAGAAATGAGTCTTTGGCTGTTGCAAATGATAATCTAACCTGGCATGAAGCAGATCTTCTTTCCGATGAAGAGACATGTGCACTATTTGAAGAATGTGCCCCCACTCACCTGCTTCATTTAGCCTGGTATGCTGAACACGGAAAGTACGGACATTCTGAAAAAAACATTGACTGGCTGACATCAAGCCTGCATTTAATCAGGGAATTCAGAAAAAACGGTGGGAAAAGAGTTATATGTGCAGGAACCTGTTTCGAGTATAATCTTGATCACGGAACTCTTTCAGAAACAGATACACCGCTGGAGCCCGAACTTATATATGGTGAATCGAAGAAGAGCCTTTACAATATGCTTTCCTCCTATTCTGAACTTACAGGATTAAGCAGCGCATGGGGACGGGTTTTCTACCTCTACGGGCCGCATGAAAATCCGGGGCGGCTGGTATCATCAGTGATTCGGAGTTTAATTCTGAATCAGCCGGCGAAAAGTTCTGCCGGCGAACAGAAGAAAGATTTTTTGCATGTATATGATGTCGCGGATGCCTTTGTGGAACTTCTGTCAAGTAATTTAACTGGAGCAGTGAATATTGGTTCGGGAAACGCCATTGCCGTGAAGGATATCGTAATAAAAATCGGCGCATTTACCGGAAAAGAACACCTTGTAGAACTTGGAGCTCTTCCAACAAGACAAAATGAAAGGCAACTGATTCAGGCAGATACTCAGAGACTGACGCATGAACTAAATTGGCATCCGGGTTATACCCTGGACGAAGGATTAAAACAAACGATTCAATGGTGGGAAGATCATTTAGATTTAGACAATGAAGCTTTAAAAAACGCTATTTAACAAGTTTACAGTTGAAAGACCGGCTGTTTTACAATTGGATTAAATCATAAAACAGATGCAGATAGTTTTATTTAGCCGGATAAAATTATTCGTGTTACAACTATTACAGATGGCATGGACGAGAAAATAATTATTTTAGGTGCCGGCCTCACAGGCCTGAGTACATCATATCACATCGGACACGATCGGTGTGTACTGTTGGAAAAGAAAAAGAAAGCTTATGGACATATTCAATCTGAGGAGATTGATGGGTTTACATGGGATGAAGGCCCCCATCTTTCATTTACAAAATATGATTATGTTAAAGAGCTATTTGAAAAAAGTGTGGAAGGAAATTTTCTTGAGTATGAAGTGAAAACCGCCAATTATTATAAAGGTCACTGGATCCCACACCCGGCACAAACCAATCTGTTTGCAGTACCGGAGAAACTGAGAGAAGAGTGCCTTGCAGATTTTCGTAAACAGCGAAAAAAAGATCGTGAATCGGCTCCCAAAAACTATGATGAATGGCTGAAATATGCCTATGGTGACACCTTTGCAGAGACCTTTCCCTCGGCATACACAGAGAAATACTGGACAATAGAACCTGAAAAACTGGATACCGACTGGGTGGGAAAACGAATGTATTACCCCAGTGTGGATGATGTGGAAAATGGAGCAAAAGGCCCTCTGCCGGAAGAGACTCACTACATTAAGAAAATACGATACCCGGAAAGCGGTGGATATCAATCCTATGGCCAGATTTTTAAAAATGGCGCAAATATTGAATATGGCTCTGAAGTTACAGCCATCAGCTTTAAAGAGAAAAAAATTACGCTAAATGACTCAAAGACGCTCCATTACGATACATTAATAAATACACTTCCCCTCGATTACCTGATATCAATCAGTGACGCACCCGGGGAGGTGAAAAAAGCGGCTCAAAAACTATTGTGTACATCCGTACTGCTGGTAAATGTTGCGGCTGACCATCCTACAGCCCGCCCTGAAAACTGGTTTTATGTGTATGATAAAGACAAATTTTCAACCCGAATCAACTGTACGGAAAAACTTTCACCAAATAATGCTCCTGATGGCAAAACCGGGGTTCAGGTAGAAGTCTACTTTTCTGATGAAAAACCGATGAATGAACCTGTAGATGAGATTGCTGACAAAGTAGTTGAGGAACTGGTTGAAATGGGATTTGTCCATTCTAAAGAAGATGTAATCTATACCCATAAAAAATTTATTAAATGGGCCAATGTTACATTTGACCTGAACCGAAAGGAAGCACATCACAAAATTCTCTCGTGGCTGGAAAAATATGGCCTTAAACGAGAAGCTGATGACCTGGAACCGACAACGGATTGGGATGCAAAACTTGAAACTGTTCAAAAAAATAATGCGGAATTGCTTCTTGCCGGTCGTTTTGGCCAGTGGAAGTATTACTGGACCGATGATTGCGTCCTCAGAGGAAAATATATTGCAGAAAGTTTGTCAAATTAACCTGGATACAATTCTGATACATAGTAATAATGGCTAATACTGTCCAAACAAGGCGTTCTGTATTATCAGTACTGTCATACCACGCACCGGCGTGGTATCTCCTGTCTGTTTTAGGGATGAGAGAACTTGCTTCGCGTTCAAATAATGAGCGCATCGAGCGCGGAATGACGCCTTTTTTGCATAGTATCGCTTTTACGCAATTAAAAATTACTTTATGAGTCGAACTCAGGTTATTAATGAAGCATGTAGAGTTCCGGTGCGGTGTCATCGGAAAAATGTCGTACGGAGATCCAATGACATGAAGGTGATTATTTACTTTTGACACAACACCAATAAAATATCAAATGTATGTCCCTGCAGTCTCAAAAACAGATGAGCGGGTAATTAGAGAAATACTAAAAATTCACATTATGAGTAAAAATCAAGTTGCGATCGTAATCCCTCTGTCTACAAGGCCTGGCCTCTCAGAATCGGAACTCATTTCGTTAAAACACCTGGAGCATTACCTGTCTGATTATGACAGGTTTTTTATTGCTCCGGAGAATATCAAGGTTGAATATGAAGGCATTCCTGTTATCCGTATGGCAGACAAGTACTTTGGGAGCCTGAACGCGCATACGCGGTTGTCGCTTTCCAATGAATTTTATGAGAATTTTTCCGGCTATAAGTTTATGCTGATGTATCATCTCGACTGCCTGGTTTTTGACAGCGGGCTGGACTGGTGGTGCGATATGGATTATGATTTGATTGGACCTCCCTGGATTAAAGGGCCGGATTTACCCTGGCTGGAAGAAGAAGGGGTTGGAAATACCGGATTTTCACTTCGTAAAATTGAATCGTTTCTAAAACTGCTCAATTCAAAAGTACGATGGGAAGGGCCCAGGTCTAAATTAAACAAAGTAGTCCGTTCAGAAACTATCGCTGATAAGTTAAAGCAAACAGGAGATCTCGCAGCCAGTCCGTTTCCGGGAAGAAACAATATCCATGCACATATAAAATATCATATTGAAAAAGATGGACATGATGATCGCTTTTTGCATGAATTCGCCACTAAATATTACCCGGATTTCAACATAGCCCCGGTTGAGGTTGCGCTTAAGTTCGGGTTTGAGGCAAATCCCCGTATCTGTTTCGAAAGAAATCAAAAAAATATTCCATTTGGCTGCCATGCCTGGGAGACATACGACAAAGAGTTCTGGGAACCCTTTATGTTGGATCATTGATTGGTCAAAAGAATTTTAGTGCCAATTCGAAAAGTAAACTACATAAAGTACAATAAAGTCGACTACAGTGAAGAGATAACGATAAGATTAAAAATATAGCAAATGATTATTGTTGATAATGCGCTAAAAAAAAGAGAAAAAGAAGGCAACCCTGTAAAAGTTGGAATAATCGGCGCGGGTTTTATCGGGAGAGGTACCGTGCTTACGATAGAAGAATCCATACCCGGAATGAAAGTTTCTGCAATTAGCAACCGTACGATCCATACGGCCGCAAAAGCCTACGAGCAGGCAGGAGTTCACGAATATGTAGAAACCCGGAGCCAGAAAGAGCTGGATAAAAGGGTTGAGGACGGAGCATATACGATAACCGATGAACCGGAATTGTTATGCCATGCTAAAAATCTGGATGTGATCATCGAGGCTACTGGAGCGGTTGAGTTTGGAGCTCAGGTAATCCTTGAAGCCATAAATAATGGCATTCATGTGGTGTCCATGAATGCCGAGGTGGATGCCACAATCGGTCCCATTCTGAAATACGAAGCGGATAAACAGGGTGTGATTTTTACGAATACCGACGGTGATCAGCCCGGTGTGCTCATGAATCTGTACAGGTTTGTAGATCTTATCGGATATAAACCGGTCCTTGCAGGTAATATTAAGGGGCTGCAGGATCACTATCGCACACCTGAAACTCAAAAAGCATTTGCGGAAAAATACAATCAAAAACCACGAATGGTTACCTCCTTTGCAGATGGGACAAAGATTTCAATGGAAATGGCAGTAGTTGCAAATGCTACTGGCTTTCAGTGTAAAAAAAGGGGGATGCACGGGCCGGAATGTACACATGTGAAAGAGGCACTCGATCTGTTCTCTGAAGATGATATGATGGATGGCGGTATGGTGGATTACATTCTTGGTGCCGAGCCGGGCCCAGGGGTATTTGTTATCGGGTATAATGATAATCCAATACTGCAGGAATACGCAAATTACCTGAAAATGGGAGACGGGCCATTTTACGTTTTTTATGTGCCTTATCATCTGCCGCATCTTGAGGTGCCGCTGACAGCCGCAAGAGCCGTCCTTTTCCGGGATGCTACAATAGCACCAAAAGGAAAACCCGTATGTGAAGTGATTACGCAGGCAAAAAAAGATCTGAAAGCGGGAGAGATGCTTGATGGACTTGGAGGATTTACATGCTATGGCTCTATTGAAAACAGCAAAACAGCCCGTAATGAAAATCTGCTTCCAATGGGTTTATCACAAGACTGCAGACTCGTGAATGACGTTTCGAAAGATGAGGTGATAAGAATAAAAGATGTTCAATTTCCCCCGGAACGATTATGCGATAAATTGTGGGAAAAACAGCTGAAAATTTTTGAAATCACATAAATATATAATGACAGGATTCTGGTTTAAGAGG
The DNA window shown above is from Rhodohalobacter sp. SW132 and carries:
- the rfbC gene encoding dTDP-4-dehydrorhamnose 3,5-epimerase, producing MKYTETPIEGAVIIELEKHEDARGFFARGFCKKEFEEHGLEHEIVQCNFSKSVKKGTLRGMHYQSPPHAEVKMVRCLNGAIYDVIVDIRKDSPTYKQWFGVKLTDKDYKMLYIPKGLAHGFQTLEENSVIFYMVTENYNQQSERGVRWNDPAFDIDWPLSVTEISEKDQAFTDYYE
- a CDS encoding NAD(P)/FAD-dependent oxidoreductase; this translates as MDEKIIILGAGLTGLSTSYHIGHDRCVLLEKKKKAYGHIQSEEIDGFTWDEGPHLSFTKYDYVKELFEKSVEGNFLEYEVKTANYYKGHWIPHPAQTNLFAVPEKLREECLADFRKQRKKDRESAPKNYDEWLKYAYGDTFAETFPSAYTEKYWTIEPEKLDTDWVGKRMYYPSVDDVENGAKGPLPEETHYIKKIRYPESGGYQSYGQIFKNGANIEYGSEVTAISFKEKKITLNDSKTLHYDTLINTLPLDYLISISDAPGEVKKAAQKLLCTSVLLVNVAADHPTARPENWFYVYDKDKFSTRINCTEKLSPNNAPDGKTGVQVEVYFSDEKPMNEPVDEIADKVVEELVEMGFVHSKEDVIYTHKKFIKWANVTFDLNRKEAHHKILSWLEKYGLKREADDLEPTTDWDAKLETVQKNNAELLLAGRFGQWKYYWTDDCVLRGKYIAESLSN
- a CDS encoding DUF5672 family protein; the encoded protein is MSKNQVAIVIPLSTRPGLSESELISLKHLEHYLSDYDRFFIAPENIKVEYEGIPVIRMADKYFGSLNAHTRLSLSNEFYENFSGYKFMLMYHLDCLVFDSGLDWWCDMDYDLIGPPWIKGPDLPWLEEEGVGNTGFSLRKIESFLKLLNSKVRWEGPRSKLNKVVRSETIADKLKQTGDLAASPFPGRNNIHAHIKYHIEKDGHDDRFLHEFATKYYPDFNIAPVEVALKFGFEANPRICFERNQKNIPFGCHAWETYDKEFWEPFMLDH
- a CDS encoding NAD(P)H-dependent oxidoreductase, with translation MIIVDNALKKREKEGNPVKVGIIGAGFIGRGTVLTIEESIPGMKVSAISNRTIHTAAKAYEQAGVHEYVETRSQKELDKRVEDGAYTITDEPELLCHAKNLDVIIEATGAVEFGAQVILEAINNGIHVVSMNAEVDATIGPILKYEADKQGVIFTNTDGDQPGVLMNLYRFVDLIGYKPVLAGNIKGLQDHYRTPETQKAFAEKYNQKPRMVTSFADGTKISMEMAVVANATGFQCKKRGMHGPECTHVKEALDLFSEDDMMDGGMVDYILGAEPGPGVFVIGYNDNPILQEYANYLKMGDGPFYVFYVPYHLPHLEVPLTAARAVLFRDATIAPKGKPVCEVITQAKKDLKAGEMLDGLGGFTCYGSIENSKTARNENLLPMGLSQDCRLVNDVSKDEVIRIKDVQFPPERLCDKLWEKQLKIFEIT
- a CDS encoding NAD(P)-dependent oxidoreductase encodes the protein MNKVLVTGATGFIGRHTLKKLCDRFDHVYAVYRNESLAVANDNLTWHEADLLSDEETCALFEECAPTHLLHLAWYAEHGKYGHSEKNIDWLTSSLHLIREFRKNGGKRVICAGTCFEYNLDHGTLSETDTPLEPELIYGESKKSLYNMLSSYSELTGLSSAWGRVFYLYGPHENPGRLVSSVIRSLILNQPAKSSAGEQKKDFLHVYDVADAFVELLSSNLTGAVNIGSGNAIAVKDIVIKIGAFTGKEHLVELGALPTRQNERQLIQADTQRLTHELNWHPGYTLDEGLKQTIQWWEDHLDLDNEALKNAI
- the rfbG gene encoding CDP-glucose 4,6-dehydratase translates to MEINRSFWNGKKVFITGHTGFKGSWLSFWLTELGAKVKGYALPPAETPNLFESLKLEQRIQSVFGDIRDFDRMKNEMLDFEPEIIFHMAAQALVRESYENPLETFESNVMGTANLLEAVRSVPGVRSLISVTSDKCYENKEWDWKYREIDPVGGRDPYSASKGCAELITSSFRRSFFNDDSDGGLKTGIATVRAGNVIGGGDWSRDRLIPDIMRSFSERKAVIIRNPSAVRPWQYILDLLNGYMILAEKLYDDPGTFSEAWNFGPSERDEQSVEFITDKMIKVWGDGASWKLDKTANPHEAKYLKLDSSKSRMRLRWSTQVNLPQALEYLTLWYKKYFEGADMVEFTRQQIKKFEEELKLTQ